The proteins below come from a single Eucalyptus grandis isolate ANBG69807.140 chromosome 3, ASM1654582v1, whole genome shotgun sequence genomic window:
- the LOC120291340 gene encoding ubiquitin C-terminal hydrolase 22-like, which yields MMGSCSSPLESVSTPDLPRGLRGLNNLGNTSFMNSVLQALLHTPPLSSYFLSDRHNRYFCQKKNGVSGNVSERNVDGALDGGHGSKNGSFCLACDMDAMFSAVFSGERMPYSPAKFLYNWWQHAANLASYEEQDTHEFFISMLDGIHEKVDKDRHRLQSQGSGDCCIAHRVFSGILRSDVMCMACGFTSTTCDPCLDISLDLEQNQRGSAKATSAKSHHSCNGEAECMNSSQNSGIPTLMGCLDRFTRPERLGSDQKLFCQQCQVRQESLKQMSIRKLPLVSCFHIKIF from the exons ATGATGGGGAGCTGTTCGAGCCCTCTCGAGTCCGTTTCGACCCCGGATTTGCCGCGGGGCTTGCGGGGGCTCAATAACTTGGGGAACACCTCCTTTATGAATTCGGTGTTGCAGGCATTGTTGCACACTCCTCCTTTGAGTAGCTACTTCTTGAGTGACAGGCACAATAGGTACTTTTGTCAGAAGAAGAATGGGGTTAGTGGAAATGTGAGTGAGAGGAATGTAGATGGTGCTCTTGATGGAGGCCATGGGAGCAAGAATGGCAGCTTCTGTTTGGCCTGTGACATGGACGCCATGTTCTCGGCGGTGTTTTCAGGGGAGCGGATGCCTTATAGTCCCGCGAAGTTCCTGTACAA TTGGTGGCAACATGCGGCTAACTTGGCAAGTTATGAGGAGCAGGACACTCATGAGTTTTTCATTTCCATGCTTGATGGGATCCATGAGAAAGTGGATAAGGATCGACACCGGCTGCAGAGCCAAG GGAGTGGAGATTGCTGTATTGCTCACAGAGTATTCTCTGGCATCTTACGCTCTGATGTCATGTGTATGGCTTGTGGTTTCACATCTACAACATGTGACCCTTGCTTGGATATTTCTTTGGATCTGGAACAAAACCAACGTGGTTCTGCGAAGGCAACATCAGCTAAGTCACATCACTCCTGCAATGGTGAGGCAGAGTGCATGAATTCAAGCCAGAACTCTGGGATACCGACCTTGATGGGCTGCTTGGACCGATTCACAAGACCTGAGAGGCTCGGTTCAGACCAGAAGTTATTCTGCCAACAGTGTCAGGTGAGGCAGGAGTCTCTCAAGCAGATGTCCATAAGGAAGCTCCCACTGGTTTCTTGCTTTcacatcaaaatattttga
- the LOC104438918 gene encoding LOW QUALITY PROTEIN: spermidine synthase 2 (The sequence of the model RefSeq protein was modified relative to this genomic sequence to represent the inferred CDS: inserted 1 base in 1 codon; substituted 2 bases at 2 genomic stop codons) yields MVFVIFHFEGELRFYEANRVLFHGKSKYQELLVFQSAKHGKVAILDGXIQLMEKDEFVYQEMFTHLPLCLIPNPKKVLLVGGGDGGISREIFCHLSMEQIDICKLDQMVIDVSKQFFPEIAVGYEDPRVNVYINDGVAFLKAVPEGTFDVIFLDAFECMATAIELANKEFLESVAXALCRAGLMSSPADSFWLDNFTPEDTIAECRQIFKASVWYVWCSIPSYSSGMIGFVLCSNNGXAVDFEKPVNPLYTKNNGMAEGPPKFYDSQIHAASFCLPSFAKKVGSAKF; encoded by the exons ATGGTATTcgtgatttttcattttgaaggcgAGCTACGCTTCTATGAGGCGAACAGGGTGTTGTTTCATGGGAAGTCCAAATATCAGGAGCTTCTTGTTTTCCAG TCAGCGAAGCATGGCAAAGTGGCAATTCTGGATGGTTAAATCCAACTGATGGAGAAGGATGAGTTTGTTTACCAAGAGATGTTCACACATCTTCCCCTCTGCTTAATCCCGAACCCGAAGAAG GTGCTGCTTGTTGGTGGGGGAGACGGAGGCATTTCGAGGGAAATATTTTGTCACTTGTCCATGGAACAAATTGATATATGTAAACTCGACCAAATGGTGATTGAT GTTTCCAAGCAATTCTTCCCTGAAATAGCAGTTGGGTACGAGGATCCGCGAGTGAATGTCTACATTAACGATG GAGTTGCTTTCTTGAAGGCTGTTCCTGAAGGAACTTTTGATGTGATCTTTTTGGATGCATTTGAGTGTATGG CTACTGCAATTGAACTAGCGAATAAAGAGTTCTTGGAATCGGTGGCTTAGGCGCTCTGTCGTGCAGGCCTCATGTCTTCTCCAGCAGACAGCTTTTGGCTGGACAACTTCACACCGGAAGATACTATTGCCGAATGTCGCCAAATCTTCAAGGCCTCAGTGTGGTATGTTTGGTGTTCAATTCCTTCCTACTCGAG TGGGATGATTGGATTTGTGCTCTGCTCCAACAACG TGGCAGTTGACTTTGAGAAACCTGTCAATCCACTATATACCAAGAACAATGGGATGGCTGAAGGGCCTCCTAAGTTCTACGACTC CCAGATCCATGCAGCTTCTTTCTGTCTACCATCTTTTGCGAAGAAGGTTGGCAGTGCCAAATTCTGA
- the LOC108958096 gene encoding disease resistance protein RUN1-like, whose translation MECKKTSGQIVLPVFYNVKPHEVRELQGAFGEAFKFGMHRFKEEDVKQKALVALRELVDSRVFESEKTTNGREGELVNELVEIIMRKQQQDFQPHLPVNLVAIEDRVAEVMELVDLACPDTRIIGIWGMGGIGKTTLATIIYKKLFDNFQYRCSLKDIRETTKSKGIEHVQSLLISDISKGPKSTVRDPEIGINKIRLSCHKKKVLILLDDVDRRDHLDNLIGGSNFESGSRIIITCRDMALLDCEYKQYELKEMDYEESMLLFSRYAFEAERPPTELEALSHDIVNTTGGLPLALTVIGSLLKRRDKSIWKEMLEKLRKMPHKEVQEKLKLSYNTLEDNEKQLFLDIACIFIGTYKRIATYLWRMSNCTQILHWQE comes from the exons ATGGAGTGCAAGAAAACCAGTGGACAAATAGTATTGCCTGTGTTTTACAATGTGAAACCCCACGAGGTGCGAGAACTACAGGGGGCCTTTGGAGAGGCCTTCAAATTTGGTATGCATCGTTTTAAGGAGGAGGATGTCAAGCAGAAAGCGCTGGTAGCTCTCAGAGAATTAGTCGATTCTAGAGTATTCGAATCAGAGAAAACTACTAATGG GCGTGAAGGGGAATTGGTAAATGAACTCGTAGAAATAATAATGCGCAAGCAGCAACAAGATTTTCAACCACATCTTCCTGTAAACTTGGTTGCAATTGAGGATCGTGTGGCTGAGGTTATGGAATTGGTGGATCTTGCTTGCCCAGACACTCGAATTATTGGGATTTGGGGGATGGGCGGCATCGGTAAGACAACTCTGGCTACGATCATTTATAAAAagctttttgacaattttcaatACCGCTGCTCTCTCAAGGATATTAGAGAAACAACTAAAAGCAAGGGTATAGAGCATGTCCAATCTCTATTGATCTCAGATATATCAAAAGGTCCTAAAAGTACTGTGCGTGATCCCGAGATAGGGATTAATAAGATCCGATTAAGTTGTCACAAAAAGAAGGTACTTATTCTTCTTGACGATGTGGATCGTCGAGACCACCTTGATAATTTGATTGGAGGTTCTAATTTTGAGTCGggaagtaggatcattattACATGTCGAGATATGGCCCTTTTGGACTGCGAATATAAACAGTATGAACTCAAAGAAATGGATTACGAAGAATCTATGCTTTTGTTTAGCAGATATGCATTTGAAGCGGAACGACCTCCCACAGAACTCGAGGCTCTTTCTCATGATATTGTTAACACCACAGGAGGGCTTCCCTTAGCCCTCACGGTTATAGGTTCACTTCTCAAAAGAAGAGACAAAAGCATATGGAAAGAGATGTTGGAGAAATTGAGGAAGATGCCGCATAAGGAAGTACAAGAAAAGTTGAAGCTAAGTTACAATACACTAGAAGATAACGAGAAACAATTGTTTCTAGACATAGCATGTATTTTCATTGGAACTTACAAAAGAATTGCCACCTACCTGTGGAGGATGTCCAATTGTACCCAAATTCTGCATTGGCAAGAATGA
- the LOC120291585 gene encoding uncharacterized protein LOC120291585 has translation MGNDFSKQQRKRAKFTDASSPITLKRQRRESRLLPSWDSLEKINVPSASGAYSDPSASSTSVNGNNHYVFLSFRGPDTRNGFVDHLYHRLNDVGLPFHPNFVFRDDKDLPFGEKNW, from the coding sequence ATGGGAAATGATTTCTCAAAGCAACAACGCAAGCGAGCTAAATTCACCGATGCTTCCAGTCCGATCACGTTGAAGCGACAAAGACGTGAATCGCGTCTTCTTCCCTCTTGGGACTCTTTGGAGAAGATCAATGTGCCATCGGCGTCAGGAGCGTATTCTGACCCATCTGCTTCATCCACCTCTGTGAATGGAAACAATCACTATGTATTCTTAAGCTTTAGAGGCCCCGATACTCGCAATGGCTTTGTCGATCACCTCTACCATAGACTCAACGATGTGGGCTTGCCGTTCCATCCAAACTTCGTGTTCAGAGATGATAAGGACCTCCCATTCGGTGAGAAAAATTGGTGA